A window of the Verminephrobacter eiseniae EF01-2 genome harbors these coding sequences:
- a CDS encoding long-chain fatty acid--CoA ligase encodes MRPHFKFWPRRLPHSITLPATSLWDNLAISAHRYPDKAALVFFGRRLRYRELAEGAERLAAWLAAQGVQRGDRVALCMQNCPQLVLAHFAILRANAVVVPVNPMNRAEELKHYITDPDTRLAITTADLAPELVKASNALPPGERLAHLLVTRFTDAFDADATGPDAPPEAWKPWLHSQLPLPALDGGQTHAWADALACPQPPPALQAGPDDLALLPYTSGTTGLPKGCMHLHKGIMHNTVASNLWSNGAADNVTLAVLPMFHITGIVSMMHTAVYSASTLVIMPRWDRSLAARLLVRYRISHWPNIPTMVIDLLGNPDFRHQDLASLVYIGGGGAAMPQAVAQRLQEHCGLCYTEGYGLTETAAPSHTNPPDHPRQQCLGIPYIGVDARVIDPDTLQEMPVGESGEIIIHGPQVFAGYWKRPEATAAAFIEFEGKRFFRSGDLGRMDEDGYFFMTDRLKRMINASGFKVWPAEVEALMFRHPAIQEACVIAAKDSYRGETVKAIVVLRPTHQDTTGQQIIDWCRENMAVYKAPRIVQLVSALPKSGSGKVMWRTLQEQDAQQTQPLA; translated from the coding sequence ATGCGCCCCCACTTCAAGTTCTGGCCGCGCCGACTGCCCCATTCGATCACCTTGCCGGCCACTTCGCTGTGGGACAACCTGGCCATCAGCGCCCACCGCTATCCCGACAAAGCGGCGCTGGTGTTCTTCGGCCGCAGGCTGCGCTACCGCGAACTGGCCGAAGGCGCAGAGCGCCTGGCCGCCTGGCTGGCCGCGCAGGGGGTGCAGCGGGGCGACCGGGTGGCGCTGTGCATGCAAAACTGCCCGCAACTGGTGCTGGCGCATTTCGCCATCCTGCGCGCCAATGCGGTGGTGGTGCCGGTCAACCCGATGAACCGGGCCGAAGAGCTCAAACACTACATCACCGACCCCGATACCCGACTGGCCATCACCACCGCAGACCTGGCGCCCGAACTGGTCAAGGCCAGCAACGCATTGCCACCCGGCGAGCGGCTGGCGCATCTGCTGGTGACCCGCTTCACCGACGCCTTCGACGCCGATGCGACCGGCCCCGACGCGCCCCCCGAAGCCTGGAAGCCGTGGCTGCACAGCCAGTTGCCATTGCCTGCGCTCGATGGCGGCCAGACCCACGCCTGGGCCGATGCGCTGGCCTGCCCGCAGCCCCCGCCGGCGCTGCAGGCAGGCCCCGATGACCTGGCGTTGCTGCCCTACACCAGCGGCACCACCGGCCTGCCCAAGGGCTGCATGCACCTGCACAAAGGCATCATGCACAACACCGTGGCCAGCAACCTGTGGAGCAATGGCGCGGCGGACAACGTCACGCTGGCGGTGCTGCCGATGTTCCACATCACCGGCATCGTCAGCATGATGCACACGGCGGTCTACAGCGCCTCCACCCTGGTGATCATGCCCCGCTGGGATCGCAGCCTGGCCGCCCGGCTGCTCGTGCGCTACCGGATCAGCCACTGGCCCAACATCCCGACCATGGTCATCGACCTGCTGGGCAACCCGGACTTCCGCCACCAGGACCTGGCCAGCCTGGTCTACATCGGCGGCGGCGGCGCGGCCATGCCCCAGGCCGTGGCCCAGCGCCTGCAAGAGCATTGCGGCCTGTGCTACACCGAAGGCTATGGCCTGACCGAGACCGCCGCCCCCTCGCACACCAACCCGCCCGACCACCCCCGGCAGCAATGCCTGGGCATCCCCTACATTGGCGTCGATGCCCGGGTGATCGACCCCGACACGCTGCAGGAAATGCCGGTGGGCGAGTCCGGCGAGATCATCATCCATGGCCCCCAGGTGTTCGCCGGCTACTGGAAACGGCCAGAGGCCACGGCCGCAGCATTCATCGAATTCGAGGGCAAGCGCTTTTTCCGCTCCGGCGACCTCGGCCGCATGGACGAAGACGGTTACTTCTTCATGACCGACCGGCTCAAGCGCATGATCAACGCCAGCGGCTTCAAGGTCTGGCCCGCCGAGGTCGAGGCGCTGATGTTCCGCCACCCCGCGATACAGGAAGCCTGCGTCATCGCCGCCAAGGACAGCTATCGCGGCGAGACCGTCAAGGCCATCGTGGTGCTGCGCCCCACGCACCAGGACACCACCGGCCAGCAAATCATCGACTGGTGCCGCGAAAACATGGCGGTCTACAAAGCGCCGCGCATCGTGCAATTGGTCAGCGCGCTGCCCAAGAGCGGCAGCGGCAAGGTCAT